In a genomic window of Thermoanaerobaculales bacterium:
- a CDS encoding trypsin-like peptidase domain-containing protein: MTAPAEQPAAPAPAPVGLGPLIFRACVVAIWSDGEMATAERDHLSHLIDAVASSDQERSEMRRIALHDVNRHAVLADLERLDGAARRHVFDRCVDLLASDRRLGRGELRFLTRIRRACGVGWWTLERVAWRAAWRRRLAVLAVLLALAVAAVVAGSRWRREPGFGPEELWDRREITLPAAAGLRAELAPDELYEAVTHSVVAVNVLVGGAIQGNGSGAVIGRDDLGQLYILTNRHVVYQELSQDEILTLEAELESGVQLPALLDFVSRRWDLALLVVPGLTGWAEPLPVVPRDQLRVGQQVYAVGSPMGLRNSFTTGVISGMRGGYIQTDATVHQGSSGGPLLDAGGGLCGVVTQSHEAKDISFAIYADTIFDVLEERRLATVAAD, from the coding sequence GTGACGGCACCGGCGGAGCAACCCGCGGCGCCGGCCCCGGCCCCGGTCGGGCTGGGACCGCTGATCTTCAGGGCCTGTGTCGTCGCCATCTGGAGCGACGGCGAGATGGCGACCGCGGAGCGCGACCACCTGAGCCACCTCATCGATGCCGTCGCATCGAGCGACCAGGAGCGCTCGGAGATGCGGCGGATCGCGCTCCACGACGTCAACCGGCACGCCGTGCTCGCCGACCTCGAGCGGCTCGACGGGGCGGCACGGCGGCACGTCTTCGACCGCTGCGTCGACCTCCTCGCCAGCGACCGCCGCCTCGGCCGGGGCGAGCTGCGCTTCCTCACCCGGATCCGGCGCGCCTGCGGGGTCGGCTGGTGGACGCTTGAGCGCGTCGCCTGGCGGGCGGCGTGGCGGCGGCGGCTCGCGGTGCTGGCGGTGCTGCTGGCGCTCGCCGTCGCGGCGGTGGTGGCGGGGTCGAGGTGGCGGCGCGAGCCGGGGTTCGGGCCCGAGGAGCTCTGGGACCGCCGCGAGATCACGCTGCCCGCGGCGGCCGGATTGCGGGCCGAGCTCGCGCCCGATGAGCTCTACGAGGCGGTGACGCACTCGGTGGTGGCGGTCAACGTGCTGGTCGGCGGCGCCATCCAGGGCAACGGCTCCGGCGCCGTGATCGGGCGCGACGATCTGGGCCAGCTCTACATCCTCACCAACCGGCATGTCGTCTACCAGGAGCTGTCGCAGGATGAGATCCTGACCCTGGAGGCCGAGCTCGAGTCGGGCGTCCAGCTTCCCGCCCTGCTCGACTTCGTGTCGAGGCGCTGGGACCTCGCGCTGCTGGTCGTGCCGGGCCTCACCGGGTGGGCCGAGCCGCTGCCGGTGGTGCCGCGCGACCAGCTCAGGGTCGGCCAGCAGGTCTACGCCGTGGGCAGCCCGATGGGCCTGCGCAACAGCTTCACCACCGGGGTCATCTCGGGGATGCGCGGCGGCTACATCCAGACCGACGCCACGGTCCACCAGGGGTCGAGCGGCGGGCCGTTGCTCGACGCCGGCGGCGGGCTGTGCGGCGTTGTCACCCAGAGCCACGAGGCCAAGGACATCTCGTTCGCCATCTACGCCGACACCATCTTCGATGTGCTCGAGGAGCGCCGCTTGGCCACCGTCGCTGCGGATTGA
- a CDS encoding vitamin B12-dependent ribonucleotide reductase has translation MKVSRRFTREGASPYEQFKFVERSTEIRNPDGSVVFRMDGVKVPEGWSQVAVDILVQKYFRKAGVQLVDEQGSPELDEHHQPVTGPERDARQVFDRLAGCWAHWGRSYGYFDTEEDAVAFRDELAFMLAAQFAAPNSPQWFNTGLHWAYGITGPAQGHWYADPSTGEITRSENAYERPQPHACFIQSIADDLVNEGGIMDLWTREARLFKYGSGTGTNFSSLRGEGEPLSGGGKSSGLMSFLKIGDRAAGAIKSGGTTRRAAKMVCLNLDHPDIERFIRWKAVEERKVAALVAGSRLLRRNLQEIMDACFAESSRRPVVDLATNAKLRVSIATARKVGVPDGSIRRVLQLAEQGVREYPVEEYDTDWDSEAYFTVSGQNANNSVRVPNAFFEALEVGGSWQLRRRTDGEVAKTVSAVKLWNDIAVAAWECADPGLQFDDTINEWHTCPAGGRINASNPCSEYMFLDDTACNLASLNLVKFLGEGGQFDIERFRHAVRLWTIVLEISVLMASFPSRRIAELSYRYRTLGLGYANIGSLLMRLGFPYDSDEGRSICAAITAIMTGESYATSAEMAAELGPFPGFADNRDAMLRVISNHRRAAYNAPPEAYDKLTVLPTGIDPETAPEDLLEAARDAWDRALELGSRCGYRNAQTTVLAPTGTIGLVMDCDTTGIEPDFALVKFKKLAGGGYFKIINQAIPDALERLGYSQDEIHEIVAYTVGHGSLVDCPTIGHDALRKRGFDEETIDRVEQALPTCFEIRSAFAPHVLGDDFLKKIGFSDADLTDWNLDVLGRMDFSESDIEAANVWACGTMTVEGAPNLKPQHLAVFDCANRCGKRGTRFIRSEGHILMMAAAQPFISGAISKTINMPAEATLDDIKSAYSLAWKRMIKAVALYRDGSKLSQPLSIAMDLEESSQLASAVAAGDIAAVAETMAERVVLRQQAHRRRLPQRRTGFTQKASVGGHKVYIRTGEYEDGSVGEIFLDMHREGAAFRSLMNCFAIAVSLGLQYGVPLEEFVDAFVFTRFEPSGIVSGHDRIKMATSVIDYVFRELAITYLDRNDLAQVSSEDVRHDAVGEGKDRHKRPREMGEPAEVRSIAVGQARGSAGPWTAAAPAAGGAASSMAAAAVQQARYKGYEGDPCPECGALTLVRNGTCLKCDSCGGTTGCS, from the coding sequence ATGAAGGTCAGTCGACGGTTTACCCGCGAAGGCGCCAGCCCGTACGAGCAGTTCAAGTTCGTCGAGCGATCGACCGAGATCCGCAACCCCGACGGCAGCGTCGTGTTCCGCATGGATGGGGTCAAGGTCCCGGAGGGCTGGTCGCAGGTGGCGGTCGACATCCTGGTCCAGAAGTACTTCCGCAAGGCCGGCGTGCAGCTGGTCGACGAGCAGGGCAGCCCGGAGCTCGACGAGCACCATCAGCCGGTCACCGGCCCCGAGCGGGACGCGCGCCAGGTCTTCGACCGGCTCGCCGGGTGCTGGGCGCACTGGGGCCGCAGCTACGGCTACTTCGACACCGAGGAAGACGCCGTGGCGTTCCGCGACGAGCTCGCCTTCATGCTCGCGGCCCAATTCGCGGCGCCCAACTCGCCCCAGTGGTTCAACACCGGCCTCCACTGGGCCTACGGCATCACCGGGCCCGCCCAGGGGCACTGGTACGCCGACCCCTCGACCGGCGAGATCACGAGGTCCGAGAACGCCTACGAGCGGCCCCAGCCCCACGCCTGCTTCATCCAGTCGATCGCCGATGACCTCGTCAACGAGGGCGGCATCATGGACCTCTGGACCCGCGAGGCACGGCTGTTCAAGTACGGGTCCGGCACCGGCACCAACTTCTCGAGCTTGCGCGGCGAGGGCGAGCCGCTGTCTGGCGGCGGCAAGTCGTCCGGCTTGATGTCGTTTCTCAAGATCGGCGACCGCGCGGCCGGCGCCATCAAGTCGGGCGGAACCACCCGGCGCGCGGCCAAGATGGTCTGCCTCAACCTCGATCACCCGGACATCGAGAGGTTCATCAGGTGGAAGGCGGTCGAGGAGCGCAAGGTGGCGGCCCTGGTCGCCGGCTCGCGCCTGCTCCGCCGCAACCTCCAGGAGATCATGGACGCCTGCTTCGCCGAGTCCTCGCGGCGTCCGGTCGTCGACCTGGCGACCAACGCCAAGCTGCGGGTGAGCATCGCCACCGCCCGCAAGGTCGGCGTCCCCGACGGGTCGATCCGGCGCGTCCTCCAGCTCGCCGAGCAGGGCGTGCGTGAGTATCCGGTGGAGGAGTACGACACCGACTGGGACTCGGAGGCGTACTTCACGGTGTCCGGCCAGAACGCCAACAACAGCGTGCGCGTGCCGAACGCCTTCTTCGAAGCCCTCGAGGTGGGCGGCAGCTGGCAGCTGCGGCGGCGGACCGACGGCGAGGTCGCCAAGACCGTGTCCGCCGTCAAGCTGTGGAACGACATCGCGGTGGCCGCCTGGGAGTGCGCCGATCCGGGCCTGCAGTTCGACGACACCATCAACGAGTGGCACACCTGCCCGGCCGGCGGTCGCATCAACGCCTCCAACCCGTGCTCGGAGTACATGTTCCTCGACGACACCGCGTGCAATCTCGCCTCGCTCAACCTGGTGAAGTTTCTGGGCGAGGGCGGGCAGTTCGACATCGAGCGGTTCCGGCACGCCGTCCGCCTGTGGACGATCGTGCTCGAGATCTCGGTGCTGATGGCCTCCTTCCCGAGCCGGCGGATCGCCGAGCTCAGCTACCGCTACCGGACGCTGGGCCTGGGCTACGCCAACATCGGCTCGCTGCTGATGCGGCTCGGCTTCCCCTATGACTCCGACGAGGGACGGTCGATCTGCGCCGCCATCACCGCCATCATGACCGGGGAGTCCTACGCGACGTCCGCCGAGATGGCCGCCGAGCTCGGACCCTTCCCCGGGTTCGCGGACAACCGCGACGCCATGCTGCGAGTGATCTCCAACCATCGCCGCGCGGCCTACAACGCCCCGCCGGAGGCCTACGACAAGCTGACCGTCCTGCCGACCGGCATCGACCCCGAGACCGCCCCGGAGGACCTCCTCGAGGCCGCCCGCGACGCCTGGGACCGCGCGCTCGAGCTGGGGTCACGGTGCGGCTACCGAAACGCCCAGACCACCGTGCTCGCGCCCACCGGCACGATCGGCCTGGTGATGGACTGCGACACCACCGGCATCGAGCCCGACTTCGCCCTGGTCAAGTTCAAGAAGCTCGCCGGCGGCGGCTACTTCAAGATCATCAACCAGGCGATTCCCGATGCCCTCGAGAGGCTCGGCTACTCCCAGGACGAGATCCACGAGATCGTCGCCTACACCGTCGGCCACGGCAGCCTGGTCGACTGCCCGACCATCGGCCACGATGCGCTGCGCAAGCGCGGCTTCGACGAGGAGACCATCGACCGCGTCGAGCAGGCGCTGCCGACCTGCTTCGAGATCCGCAGCGCGTTCGCGCCGCACGTGCTGGGCGACGACTTCCTGAAAAAGATCGGGTTCTCGGACGCCGACCTCACGGACTGGAACCTCGACGTCCTCGGCCGGATGGACTTCTCGGAGTCGGACATCGAGGCCGCCAACGTCTGGGCGTGCGGGACCATGACGGTCGAGGGCGCGCCGAACCTCAAGCCCCAGCACCTCGCCGTGTTCGACTGCGCCAACCGCTGCGGCAAGCGGGGGACGCGCTTCATCCGGTCCGAGGGCCACATCCTGATGATGGCGGCGGCGCAGCCGTTCATTAGCGGCGCGATCTCGAAGACCATCAACATGCCCGCCGAGGCGACTCTCGACGACATCAAGAGCGCCTACTCTCTGGCCTGGAAGAGGATGATCAAGGCGGTCGCGCTCTACCGCGACGGCTCCAAGCTCAGCCAGCCGCTGAGCATCGCCATGGATCTCGAGGAGTCAAGCCAGCTCGCCAGCGCCGTCGCCGCGGGCGACATCGCGGCGGTGGCCGAGACCATGGCCGAGCGCGTCGTGCTCCGCCAGCAGGCCCATCGGCGCCGGCTTCCCCAACGCCGCACCGGCTTCACTCAGAAGGCCTCGGTCGGCGGCCACAAGGTCTACATCCGGACCGGCGAGTACGAGGACGGTTCGGTCGGCGAGATCTTCCTCGACATGCACCGCGAGGGCGCGGCCTTCCGGTCACTGATGAACTGCTTCGCCATCGCGGTCTCGCTGGGGCTGCAGTACGGGGTGCCGCTCGAGGAGTTCGTCGACGCGTTCGTGTTCACCAGGTTCGAGCCGAGCGGCATCGTCAGCGGGCACGACCGCATCAAGATGGCCACCTCGGTGATCGACTACGTGTTTCGCGAGCTCGCGATCACCTATCTCGACCGCAACGACCTCGCCCAGGTGTCGTCCGAGGACGTGCGGCACGACGCGGTCGGCGAGGGCAAGGACCGCCACAAGCGGCCGCGCGAGATGGGCGAGCCCGCCGAGGTGCGGTCGATCGCGGTCGGACAGGCGCGGGGCAGTGCGGGGCCGTGGACGGCCGCGGCGCCGGCCGCGGGCGGCGCCGCCTCCTCGATGGCCGCTGCGGCGGTGCAGCAGGCCCGCTACAAGGGCTACGAGGGCGACCCCTGCCCGGAGTGCGGCGCGCTGACGCTGGTCCGCAACGGCACCTGCCTCAAGTGCGACTCGTGCGGCGGCACCACCGGGTGTTCGTAG
- a CDS encoding NAD-dependent epimerase/dehydratase family protein, producing MLRKSVTLITGASGEIGHGLIERLAANGGSPIVTIDLQPLDSQLHGMVEREFVGSILEEHLLERILAEYEVDAIYHLAALLSTRAEFTPLTAHQVNVEGTLKLLDFAQAQGESHGRHVLFMYPSSIAAYGMPDLETKERAGRVTEADWNVPTTMYGCNKLYCEHLGRYYAGHYKQLAAEVPHGKVDFRSIRFPGLISAFTVPSGGTSDFAPEMLHAAARGASYACFVRPDTRIPFMVMPDAVDALVTLALADRGRLTRLIYNITAFNPSALEIRELVLGGFPDADITFVPDLKRQAIVDSWPADVDDSAARRDWRFAPRYDLSRAFEEYLIPNISERYRN from the coding sequence ATGCTGCGCAAGTCGGTCACCCTGATCACCGGCGCCAGCGGCGAGATCGGGCACGGCCTGATCGAGCGGCTGGCGGCAAACGGCGGCTCGCCGATCGTCACCATCGACCTGCAGCCCCTTGATTCGCAGTTGCACGGGATGGTGGAGCGCGAGTTCGTCGGCTCGATCCTCGAGGAGCACCTGCTGGAGCGGATCCTCGCCGAGTACGAGGTGGACGCGATCTACCACCTGGCCGCGCTGCTGTCGACGCGCGCCGAGTTCACCCCGCTCACCGCCCACCAGGTCAACGTCGAGGGGACCCTGAAGCTGCTCGACTTCGCTCAGGCGCAGGGCGAGTCGCACGGCCGCCACGTGCTGTTCATGTACCCCTCCTCGATCGCCGCCTACGGGATGCCGGACCTCGAGACCAAGGAGCGCGCCGGCCGGGTGACCGAGGCGGACTGGAACGTGCCGACCACCATGTACGGCTGCAACAAGCTCTACTGCGAGCATCTCGGCCGCTACTACGCCGGCCACTACAAGCAGCTCGCGGCCGAGGTCCCGCACGGCAAGGTCGACTTCCGGTCGATCCGCTTCCCGGGCCTGATCTCGGCGTTCACGGTGCCGTCGGGCGGGACCTCGGACTTCGCGCCGGAAATGCTGCACGCGGCGGCGCGGGGCGCGTCCTACGCGTGCTTCGTGCGCCCGGACACCCGGATCCCGTTCATGGTCATGCCCGACGCAGTCGACGCCCTGGTGACCCTGGCGCTCGCGGACCGCGGCCGCCTCACCCGATTGATTTACAACATCACCGCCTTCAACCCGTCGGCCCTCGAGATCCGCGAGCTGGTGCTCGGCGGCTTCCCCGACGCCGACATCACCTTCGTGCCCGACCTCAAGCGGCAGGCCATCGTCGACAGCTGGCCGGCCGACGTCGACGACTCGGCGGCGCGCCGCGACTGGCGCTTCGCCCCACGCTACGACCTGTCGCGCGCCTTCGAGGAGTACTTGATCCCGAACATCAGCGAGCGCTACCGCAACTGA
- a CDS encoding efflux RND transporter periplasmic adaptor subunit — MRKVVRLLVLLAVIAGGVGGIYAWVGSRDGDDKGFKLVAAELGSITEKALAVGQIEPREKFQIKSKVSGIVRRAHVEVGDQVRRGDPLFEIAPDPTPQELLMVDHGLRSAEASYEKARADYQRGQELHGDGLLSKGDLDALQEAFELATVAREQAQDYRELTRQGRVTGATTKVETTILAPAAGTVLSRAVNPGDPVVPLTSYQPGTELASVADMSDLIFKGTVDEIDVGKIAVGMPCRIKVGALPDTPVTGRLSRIAPQAQKDEGATLFDVEIELDPGQEVVLRAGYSANAEVVIREKHDVIMIPERLVVFSDDGTESFVERPGQGEGAEPIKVAVKLGLSDGLNVEVEDGLKVGDEVVQRPPREVGSIF, encoded by the coding sequence ATGAGAAAGGTTGTGAGGCTGCTCGTCCTGCTGGCCGTGATTGCCGGCGGCGTCGGCGGGATCTACGCCTGGGTCGGCAGCCGCGACGGCGACGACAAGGGCTTCAAGCTGGTCGCGGCCGAGCTCGGGTCGATCACCGAGAAGGCTCTCGCGGTTGGCCAGATCGAGCCGCGCGAGAAGTTCCAGATCAAGTCGAAGGTCTCCGGGATCGTCAGGCGCGCCCACGTCGAGGTCGGCGACCAGGTGCGGCGGGGCGACCCGCTGTTCGAGATCGCGCCCGACCCGACCCCCCAGGAGCTGCTCATGGTGGACCACGGCCTGCGCTCGGCCGAGGCCAGCTACGAGAAGGCGCGCGCCGACTACCAGCGCGGCCAGGAGCTGCACGGCGACGGGCTGCTGTCGAAAGGCGACCTCGATGCCCTCCAGGAGGCGTTCGAGCTGGCGACGGTGGCCCGCGAGCAGGCCCAGGACTACCGCGAGCTGACCCGCCAGGGTCGAGTGACCGGCGCGACGACCAAGGTCGAGACGACGATCCTCGCCCCGGCCGCCGGCACCGTGCTCAGCCGGGCGGTCAATCCCGGCGACCCGGTGGTGCCCCTCACCTCCTACCAGCCCGGCACCGAGCTCGCCTCGGTGGCCGACATGAGCGACCTGATCTTCAAGGGCACCGTCGACGAGATCGATGTCGGCAAGATCGCGGTCGGCATGCCGTGCCGGATCAAGGTCGGCGCCCTGCCCGACACGCCGGTGACCGGACGGCTGTCGCGGATCGCGCCCCAGGCGCAGAAGGACGAGGGAGCGACGCTGTTCGACGTCGAGATCGAGCTCGATCCGGGCCAGGAGGTGGTGCTGCGGGCCGGTTACTCGGCCAACGCCGAGGTCGTGATCCGCGAGAAGCACGACGTGATCATGATCCCTGAGCGGCTGGTCGTGTTCTCCGACGACGGCACCGAAAGCTTCGTCGAGCGGCCGGGCCAGGGCGAGGGCGCGGAGCCGATCAAGGTCGCAGTGAAGCTCGGTCTGTCGGACGGCCTCAACGTCGAGGTCGAGGACGGCCTCAAGGTTGGAGACGAGGTGGTGCAGCGGCCGCCGCGCGAGGTCGGATCGATCTTCTAG
- a CDS encoding ABC transporter permease: protein MTGLGSFLRQLLRDIRSQTLRTFLTTFGIIWGTVAVALLLAFGEGLHRQQIKSFAGLGDHIVIAWPARTSLPYQGLGKGRAIRLDEADIDSVRATVENIDAISTEYSRNLRLRLGDQGRGVEVSGVSPVFGELRSMVPAEGGRFIDPIDMEQRRRVAFIGDQLATELFGDADPVGREVLVHGSPFTIVGVMVAKEQDSSYSGRDHSKLIIPSTTFRALTGQRYIDNLIYRATDPKLNKQVSTQIIAVLGERKKFDPTDSEAVSIWDTTEMFVFFDNFMLAFKIFLGIMGGLTLVVGGIGVSNIMNVVVEERTREIGIKMALGARGGSILAQFVLETMVLTAVGGAIGLAISWAICAAVPAAGVTRFVGVPVLSPQIAALTAGVLGLVGLVAGYFPAREASRLDPVIAMKL from the coding sequence GTGACTGGGCTCGGCTCATTCCTGCGCCAGCTCCTGCGGGACATCCGGAGCCAGACGCTGCGCACCTTCCTGACCACCTTCGGGATCATCTGGGGAACGGTGGCGGTGGCGCTGCTGCTGGCCTTCGGGGAGGGCCTCCACCGCCAGCAGATCAAGAGCTTCGCCGGGCTCGGCGACCACATCGTCATCGCCTGGCCGGCGCGGACCTCGCTGCCCTACCAGGGGCTCGGCAAGGGGCGGGCGATCCGGCTGGACGAGGCCGACATCGACTCCGTTAGGGCGACCGTCGAGAACATCGACGCGATCTCCACCGAGTACTCCCGGAACCTGCGGCTGCGGCTCGGCGACCAGGGGCGGGGAGTGGAGGTATCGGGCGTGTCCCCGGTGTTCGGCGAGCTTCGCAGCATGGTGCCCGCCGAGGGTGGGCGGTTCATCGACCCGATCGACATGGAGCAGCGGCGGCGGGTCGCCTTCATCGGCGACCAGCTCGCGACCGAGCTGTTCGGGGACGCCGACCCGGTGGGCCGCGAGGTCTTGGTGCACGGCTCGCCCTTCACGATCGTGGGCGTGATGGTGGCCAAGGAGCAGGACTCCTCCTACTCCGGCCGCGACCACTCCAAGCTGATCATCCCGTCCACCACCTTCCGCGCGCTGACCGGGCAGCGCTACATCGACAACCTCATCTACCGGGCCACCGATCCCAAGCTCAACAAGCAGGTCAGCACGCAGATCATCGCCGTGCTGGGTGAGCGCAAGAAGTTCGATCCCACCGACAGCGAGGCGGTGTCGATCTGGGACACCACCGAGATGTTCGTGTTCTTCGACAACTTCATGCTCGCCTTCAAGATCTTCCTCGGCATCATGGGCGGCCTGACGCTGGTGGTGGGCGGCATCGGTGTTTCCAACATCATGAACGTGGTGGTCGAGGAGCGCACCCGGGAGATCGGGATCAAGATGGCGCTCGGTGCGCGCGGCGGCTCGATTCTCGCCCAGTTCGTGCTCGAGACCATGGTGCTGACCGCGGTCGGCGGGGCCATCGGCCTCGCCATCTCGTGGGCCATCTGCGCGGCCGTGCCGGCGGCCGGCGTCACCCGCTTCGTCGGCGTGCCGGTGCTGTCGCCGCAGATCGCGGCGCTGACCGCGGGAGTCCTCGGCCTGGTCGGGCTGGTGGCCGGCTACTTCCCGGCCCGCGAGGCGTCGCGGCTCGACCCGGTCATCGCGATGAAGCTGTAG
- a CDS encoding ABC transporter permease: protein MKSRDLSVTWSLFVRASSLQRKRAMLTVAAIAWGTVAIVLLLAFGEGLGRQMMRGRLGMGENIAVWWPGETSKVWQGLPTGRPIRPRIDDIPYLRSRLPDLEGVVGEIVSWQTPVSWGPKDVNVRVIGANAEYGEIRHHFACEGGRFFNFRDEAEKRRVVFLGDEIARDIFGEVDPVGQVLDIGGSPFLVIGVLQKRLQMGTYGGPDASHAVIPITTFAAVFGRQELNNIVIKVARPELMGEALERFADALAARYRFDPTDQEVMQVWDTAKGAQIMDNIMLGLEIFLGIIGGLTLLIGGIGVANIMYAVVKEKTREIGVQMALGAHRGWITGPFVLQGLAYTLVGGLVGLVIATVIIVLLGFVPVEGNEALEFLGKPTLSWQIAAVTALVLGGIGILAGYFPARRAASIDPAETLRYE, encoded by the coding sequence ATGAAGTCGCGAGACCTTTCGGTGACGTGGAGCCTGTTCGTGCGCGCCTCGTCGCTGCAGCGCAAGCGGGCGATGCTGACCGTGGCCGCCATCGCCTGGGGAACGGTGGCGATCGTGCTGCTGCTCGCGTTCGGCGAGGGGCTCGGCCGGCAGATGATGCGCGGCCGGCTCGGGATGGGGGAGAACATAGCCGTGTGGTGGCCGGGTGAGACCTCCAAGGTCTGGCAGGGCCTGCCGACCGGCCGGCCGATCCGTCCCCGGATCGACGACATCCCCTATCTGCGGAGCCGCCTTCCCGACCTCGAGGGCGTGGTCGGGGAGATCGTGAGCTGGCAGACCCCGGTGTCGTGGGGCCCCAAGGACGTCAACGTGCGCGTGATCGGAGCGAACGCCGAGTATGGCGAGATCCGCCACCACTTCGCGTGCGAGGGCGGGCGTTTCTTCAACTTCCGCGACGAGGCCGAGAAGCGGCGCGTCGTGTTCCTGGGCGACGAGATCGCCAGGGACATCTTCGGCGAGGTCGATCCGGTGGGCCAGGTGCTGGATATCGGGGGATCGCCCTTCCTGGTGATCGGGGTGCTGCAGAAGAGGCTGCAGATGGGCACCTACGGCGGCCCCGACGCGAGCCACGCCGTCATCCCGATCACAACCTTCGCGGCGGTGTTCGGGCGGCAGGAGCTCAACAACATCGTGATCAAGGTGGCGCGGCCGGAGCTCATGGGCGAAGCCCTTGAGCGCTTCGCGGACGCCCTCGCCGCGCGCTACCGCTTCGACCCCACGGACCAGGAGGTGATGCAGGTCTGGGACACCGCCAAGGGCGCCCAGATCATGGACAACATCATGCTCGGCCTGGAGATCTTCCTCGGCATCATCGGCGGCCTGACGCTGCTGATCGGCGGCATCGGCGTCGCCAACATCATGTACGCGGTGGTCAAGGAGAAGACCCGCGAGATCGGGGTCCAGATGGCGCTCGGCGCGCACCGCGGCTGGATCACCGGTCCGTTCGTGCTGCAGGGCCTCGCCTACACCCTGGTCGGCGGCCTGGTCGGGCTGGTGATCGCGACCGTGATCATCGTCCTGCTCGGGTTCGTGCCGGTGGAGGGCAACGAGGCGCTCGAGTTCCTCGGCAAGCCGACCCTGTCGTGGCAGATCGCCGCCGTCACCGCGCTGGTGCTCGGCGGCATCGGCATCCTCGCCGGCTACTTCCCGGCGCGCCGCGCCGCGTCGATCGACCCCGCGGAGACTCTCCGCTATGAGTGA
- a CDS encoding ABC transporter ATP-binding protein, translating into MNWPLKRRNGNCSGSNGHIIEMAGITKVYDTGKIKVEALRGIDLEVRKGEFVAVVGPSGSGKSTLLNLVGCLDTPSDGEYRLGGEAVAGLDRDELADVRNRRVGFVFQNFNLLPQLTALENVEMPLMFGGVGGRERRRRALAQLEQVGLADRVEHRPTELSGGQMQRVAIARALAMEPDIVLADEPTGNLDTGSGSDVMGLLGELSAQGRTLVVVTHDMNLARRAHRVVEIRDGVIVSDAPAAG; encoded by the coding sequence ATGAACTGGCCGCTCAAGCGTCGCAACGGCAACTGCAGCGGATCCAACGGCCACATCATCGAGATGGCCGGGATCACCAAGGTCTACGACACCGGCAAGATCAAGGTCGAGGCGCTGCGCGGCATCGACCTCGAGGTTCGAAAGGGCGAGTTCGTCGCGGTGGTCGGGCCGTCGGGCTCCGGCAAGTCGACCCTGCTCAACCTGGTCGGCTGCCTCGACACGCCGTCGGACGGCGAGTACCGGCTCGGGGGCGAGGCAGTGGCCGGGCTCGACCGCGACGAGCTCGCCGACGTCCGCAACCGCCGGGTCGGTTTCGTGTTCCAGAACTTCAACCTGCTGCCGCAGCTGACCGCCCTGGAGAACGTCGAGATGCCGCTGATGTTCGGCGGCGTCGGCGGGCGCGAGCGGCGGCGCCGCGCGCTCGCGCAGCTCGAGCAGGTCGGCCTTGCCGATCGCGTCGAGCACCGGCCAACCGAGCTCTCGGGCGGCCAGATGCAGCGGGTGGCGATCGCGCGGGCGCTCGCCATGGAGCCGGACATCGTCCTCGCCGACGAGCCGACCGGCAACCTCGACACCGGCTCGGGCTCGGACGTCATGGGCCTGCTCGGCGAGCTCTCGGCGCAAGGCCGGACGCTGGTGGTGGTCACCCACGACATGAACCTCGCGCGGCGCGCCCACCGAGTGGTCGAGATCCGCGACGGCGTGATCGTCAGCGACGCTCCGGCCGCGGGGTGA
- a CDS encoding CPBP family intramembrane metalloprotease codes for MRRSTRFLALFGAVIVVYAVGGYLVSIPHGARTAIKCALPILLLLSAHACARFERLRPWRPASIALLAASCGFLAAWLLSGRIVAVLGVGTRSVSGIALAKLTDSVLIVAAALLVARAGGMTTADLYLQRGRWRAWLPIGLAAFGIFAALFLWQCAGQGISRGELLAALPWIVLFVAANGFMEEFHFRGLLLRPFGGLLGQGGANACIALAFTVMHAPATYVPDIVPFLAVLLVLAWAWGLLIQRTDSLWGAVLFHAGADLLVVQAILMPAGAP; via the coding sequence GTGAGACGGTCGACTCGCTTCCTGGCGCTGTTCGGTGCAGTGATCGTCGTCTACGCCGTCGGCGGCTACCTGGTGTCGATCCCGCACGGCGCGCGCACGGCGATCAAGTGCGCCCTGCCCATCCTGCTGCTGCTCTCGGCCCACGCCTGTGCCCGCTTCGAGCGCCTGCGTCCGTGGCGGCCGGCCTCGATCGCGCTCCTCGCGGCGTCGTGTGGCTTCCTGGCCGCCTGGCTGCTGAGCGGCCGCATCGTCGCCGTGCTCGGAGTGGGCACCCGGAGCGTTTCAGGCATCGCGTTGGCGAAGCTGACCGACTCCGTTCTGATCGTCGCTGCGGCGTTGCTGGTGGCGCGCGCCGGAGGGATGACGACGGCGGACCTGTACCTGCAGCGCGGGAGGTGGCGGGCATGGCTGCCGATCGGCCTCGCCGCCTTCGGGATCTTCGCGGCGCTCTTTCTGTGGCAGTGCGCCGGCCAGGGCATCTCGAGGGGCGAGCTGCTCGCCGCGCTGCCATGGATCGTGCTGTTCGTGGCCGCGAATGGATTCATGGAGGAGTTCCACTTCCGGGGGTTGCTGCTGCGTCCCTTTGGGGGCCTGCTCGGCCAGGGCGGGGCCAACGCCTGCATCGCTCTGGCGTTCACGGTGATGCACGCCCCCGCGACGTACGTGCCGGACATCGTGCCGTTCCTGGCCGTGCTGCTCGTCCTCGCCTGGGCGTGGGGGCTCCTCATTCAGCGCACGGACTCGCTCTGGGGGGCGGTGCTGTTCCATGCCGGTGCCGACCTGCTGGTCGTGCAGGCGATCCTCATGCCTGCCGGCGCTCCCTAG